CTAAaccaggaaaagaaaacagacttgTGTCTAGCAGCAATTTCATCTAACCTGTGAAAGAGTAAACTGTATCACACAGTGAAAATCTCTGTCCCATTTCTGCCATACTGAGGTCACATAGGTAGTAAGTGatcatctctctcttctggCTGTTCGTCTATAGGTTCTGTGGCCGCTCTCCTGTAAGCTGGCGACTCCTCTCGATTTTGTGACCGACAGACAAAGTCACACCCATCCTGTAATGAAGAGGTGCGATTCGTTATGAATACAAAGAATCATATGTGCATGAGCTTTTAGTGATGTTGATTATCGTGTGGTCAGACTTACTGCGGACAAGTTGCCAACCTCCAGCCAGAATAAGTAATTGGGAAACTGCTCCATCCCTTTGGATCCAACGATGAGCCGCTGGTAGAGGAAACCTCCGATGAGgtaaacagacagaagacagagcccACTAGAACATGAGAGACAAAAAGCGAGTAATCATTTCATTATATGTTCTAACACTGGGAGCTGCTGTGTCATTACAGACCGTCTTTACGCACATGATGAGTAAAATGGAGCCGGTGCTCAGCTTTGACTCAATAACTGGGCAGATTGCACTGGAGTCCAGTTCGAACAGATAGAAACATTCCTGCTTCTTCTCCCTGTTCTCCTGCACCACTACCAACGTACCCtgtgagtgagacagagagacaaaaaaggaaattaagGAAAAGGGGCAGAAAGGTCCACAGACAAGTTTGCTGAGAAGTGTGAAGCCAAACTGTGAGGTGACACCGTGTCGAACATGATATCTTCCAGAGTTTGGGATTTTGGCATTTTCCACGCTTTAAAACCTGCTGGGCTGTTACTTTAAGAGGCTTACTGGATCACAATTCAACTGAAGCAACAGTAATACCCAGGCAACTCTGGTGAACTTAAAATGATCTGTATTTCTTTTACCGTGTCCGCCTTCCTGTTGCAGGAGATCATGATCATGGCTGTTCTTGCTTCCTGGGAGCAGTGGCCGTCGTATGTCTCACCATTTTTATAGATCAGCATCACCCAGTCACCTGCAATGACACAATACTGATTTCAAGTCCACCTAAAGCAGAGCTCAAAAGATTTGGTCTCCTGTTTAGATATTTTAAGAAAAATTacagtttgtgtcattttgcaACCTGAAACCCCAATTGTTATGATAGTTAGCATTCCATCACATTAATGCAACTGTCATGTGAGAaattctgtaaaaaaacaaaaaaaaaacaagataataaTACATTAGGGAGACATTTTTGCACACACTTACTTCCTCCAATGACCATAGTTGCAGTATACATGCCGATCACAGTTGGTTTTTTGTCCTTTCCCTTGTTGTCTACTTGAATTACACCAGCCCCTGAGACTCCCCCTGCATCCCCACACACCTGGAAGATGTATGTGTAGCTCTCGTTTCCCTTATTGTCCACAACTGTAAAGCTGTCAACATGATAACatacataagtgtgtgtgtattatttactttattattttgtattatttacattatattactaTTGCATAATGgatttcattaattaattttcttttcattaaataataagtaacatatgatgcttttctttcaaaaactgacaaaaagtATTGAATAATATTAGAATTATTGATTGTATAAtcaataattatataattattgattgattgataatCAACAAAAAACCATTCAAACATCATAGTGATCACACTTGCTGTGCAGGAACACAACTCCTCTTACTTCTTTTTGGTGAGTGGCTCAAGTTGTTTAAGGAAGTTCCGCTCCGTCTCAGACGTGTAGACCAGTTTGCAGTTGTCGGTGTTGTCAGTGGCGTACACCCCACACAGGACCAGCTGAACCGCCAGGGTCCACACCAGGAAGGGCCCCCCGCTGGGACTGATGAACATCTGGAACaaaagttacataaaaaaaaaaactaaaaaacaatatttatatatgaacAGTTGAGATGAGAACCAGTGGACGGTGGcagtttaaacaataaataaactatttataGCTTATGGAAGTTAATGCTATTGTACCTGCTCTAAATATACTTTCTACTTAACCAGTCATAATGACCTAAATCCATTCAAACATCGGTAATTTGACCATCAgtacaacaaaaaaacaaatacatttcattgGTTTATTATCATGAACTTTACATATAAGAAAAAGATTCTACTCTAAAAAACAGctgctcatttattttctgttgatcGACTAATTGTTGCAGCTCCTGAATAGAAgaaaccaaactaaactaaaacacaacTGAGAGAAATCAACGCGAACACTTGTTGTAAGAATGATTTTTAAGTGGATGCTACATCGTGTCCGGACAGAAACACGCATCGTGAAATTGAGGCACGAAGCTTTCTTTACACCATGCACATGCAAAATGTCTCCAAAGTTTTCTTTCCATAAAGCTGAAAGTAGAGGATCTTCCTGCACCTACCTTTATGACTTcctgtgctgtaaaaaaaaaaaaacgttttagTTAGTTACACTTTAAGCACAATGATGACAGATGTTTGAAAATGTAGCCAGTGGATGATGTGAGCTTCCTTACGCTGCTGTCGCTTCCTGGTTGACTTTATCAGCAATGATGCCGCTAATTTGTTATGAGGACAAAATAAAGTACATCTGTGCGTAGACAGGGgggtttaaaatataaaagctgaTAGCTGCACGATGTTTCTGTCCTGTGTAATAAACGAGGCTTTTCCTCGCTGCGTGTGAAGTTAGGCTAACACACAGGAGCAGATTGCGGAAGTGAAACTAAACAGACTCGCAGAGACATGTGACTCACACCCTCATCAGATGACCGGGGAGCTGTGCAGATGAATGGAAGCACTGGATCAGGAAGGGACAAGACTATTACACTGCATCgggtttatttctgtgtgtcatCTGGCAGATGTGGCacgtactactactactttgtCTCTTAAATGACATGTTAACATGCAATCATCTCATTTAAGAAGTGAAGTGACGTCATCTCttatcaaatgtatttaaacatatGGGGAAACATGCTGgaaataatgttaaatgttattttgtcacAATATGTTGTCCTCTTAAAAGACTAATGTTTGAAAGTAGCAGTAAAACGAACCCTCTGAAGGCACCATGATGTTGCACCAGCAGCTTATGGAATAAGATCTGCAACGTAATACTGTCAAAGTGCTCCTGCCTCCTGTTTGCCTCAGGTTTGTTTGCTGCAAACATAAGTCTAAGTGTTTATGTGCAATTTCACTTGCATCCGTATTTCTCAGAGTGTCTGCAGCAACACAGCTACGCACAAAGGCTGTTTTCTACACAGTAGTCAATCAC
This genomic stretch from Anabas testudineus chromosome 16, fAnaTes1.2, whole genome shotgun sequence harbors:
- the m6pr gene encoding cation-dependent mannose-6-phosphate receptor, with translation MFISPSGGPFLVWTLAVQLVLCGVYATDNTDNCKLVYTSETERNFLKQLEPLTKKNFTVVDNKGNESYTYIFQVCGDAGGVSGAGVIQVDNKGKDKKPTVIGMYTATMVIGGSDWVMLIYKNGETYDGHCSQEARTAMIMISCNRKADTGTLVVVQENREKKQECFYLFELDSSAICPVIESKLSTGSILLIIGLCLLSVYLIGGFLYQRLIVGSKGMEQFPNYLFWLEVGNLSADGCDFVCRSQNREESPAYRRAATEPIDEQPEERDDHLLPM